One segment of Streptomyces sp. TG1A-8 DNA contains the following:
- a CDS encoding SPOR domain-containing protein, with amino-acid sequence MSEGTVSLPWIVIRKDGNGNRYRVGRYATRAEAQKIADSLDGRGHEQLYWVERIGQGGDGARP; translated from the coding sequence ATGAGCGAGGGCACGGTCTCCCTGCCCTGGATCGTGATACGGAAGGACGGCAACGGCAATCGCTACCGCGTGGGCCGGTACGCGACGCGCGCCGAGGCCCAGAAGATCGCCGACAGCCTCGACGGCCGCGGCCACGAACAGCTCTACTGGGTCGAGCGCATCGGCCAGGGCGGCGACGGCGCGCGGCCCTGA
- a CDS encoding (deoxy)nucleoside triphosphate pyrophosphohydrolase, whose protein sequence is MTERTVVVGAALLDAGRLLAARRSAPPELAGRWELPGGKVEPGERPEEALVRELREELGVDAEPVARVPGEWPLRSPYVLHVWTARLRPGSAAPRPLEDHDALRWLTPAGIWDVAWLDQDVAAVREVEARLRTGVR, encoded by the coding sequence ATGACCGAACGGACCGTGGTGGTGGGTGCGGCCCTGCTCGACGCCGGCCGCCTGCTCGCCGCGCGCCGCAGTGCGCCCCCCGAACTGGCCGGACGCTGGGAACTGCCCGGCGGCAAGGTCGAGCCGGGCGAGCGGCCCGAGGAGGCCCTCGTCCGGGAACTGCGCGAGGAACTCGGCGTCGACGCCGAACCGGTCGCGCGCGTGCCGGGGGAGTGGCCCCTGCGGTCCCCCTACGTCCTGCACGTGTGGACCGCCCGCCTGCGCCCCGGCTCCGCCGCCCCCCGGCCCCTGGAGGACCACGACGCGCTGCGCTGGCTGACGCCGGCCGGGATCTGGGACGTGGCGTGGCTGGACCAGGACGTGGCGGCGGTGCGGGAGGTCGAGGCGCGCCTTCGCACCGGAGTGCGTTGA